gctAACACAAAACCAAGTGTTGGCGGTGGATTTACGGTTTCCACCAGCACCTCCAAAACTTCTTAGAGAAAATTCCAGACTCAGTTTGTCTTTCTTATTCCATCAAACAGCAGTAACTTTTCTCTGTCTCCCCGTTTGCAGCCATGCCCTTCATCATCTCCATGCTGCTTGCAAGCCTCAACAGCTGCTGTAACCCCTGGATCTATATGTGCTTCGCTGGGCATCTCTTCCATGACCTGAGGCAGAACTTTCTGTGTTGTTCCGCTCGCTACCTTAAGTCATCCCAGTGCCACTGTGAGCATGACTTTGACTCCAGCCACAAGAGCAACTCGTCAACCTTTGCCATTAAGAGCACCAGCAGTCAGAGGAGCATCACACAGACATCCACCACGTAAGCCCCTGGcctcctttttttcctgtctcCCAAGCTGCCCACTCAGCCTCTCACTACATGCTGCTCCCCATAAATTTTCCAGCGGTTCGATTTTTTCAAAATGCCTCTCTCTGTAAGACTTGCTGTTAAAGCCCAGAAGGGGGAAAACAACCCACACAGTCCTTTCATTTCTgcataaatttattatttaactgtGAATCTGAAAGCATTAATCAACAGAaatttttttcatgaatttcAATGAGATAATTAAGGACTAAAAAGATTGACtgaatgaaactttttctatgtgtttctttttgttatatACTTGCtctaaatgtacattttaaggTGTATCTTAGTGTTTATTGTGCacacaaactgaataaaaagactATTTGACGAATGTTGATGCGTTGTAAATTGTTACGGTTTTGTCCAGTTTGTCTGTGTTGTTATTATAAATTTATTCCTCTGTTATAAATTCGATATAACAGATATAACTGTTGTTCAGCTTGTTACATATTTGCACAGATATAAACTGTTACTTCAAGGTTTTGTTAAGTTTATTATGCCATGCCTGTCTCTGCTAAACATTGGACAAAtggtttgaaaacaataaaagaaaattaaagtacTAACAGGTTTTGATTATGTAATTGTTTGTGTCCAGCTGATATATAGTAATATCTCATAGCCCCATAGTTATAATCATTCTTAGAGGAGGTCTCATGTAACTTAATCCCTGCAAATATCCTGGCGGTCCACCGTTTTGACTCCTGAAGACATATGTGAGCCACAATTTCAGAATTTTACTGGGAGGAGTTATGTATAATCTTCCTTCCAGTTTACTTTGagttggtctatcacaaaaaatcccaattgaaatacattgaagatCGTGGTTGTATGAATACCTAACCGTATAATGATGGCCATTTTTGATGATGCTAATAGAAGAATTACAAACAGCAAGACCTGCTGAAAGACAAATATTTCTCAGCATAGCAATTTCACCagataaatcataattttacaTCATTCACTAtttatttcaggtttattttttctgtcttcaacTTATTTTTGAGTTCCCTCTtttgtaaaagtataaaatccAACAGTACGTGTCTCCATAAACTGTCTTACATAATGAGACGAGTCGACTTACCTTGCAGATACAATGATTGGCCACTCTAACCATTTAGCAGTTTCTTGTTACATTTGCCATGTATCACAGCCTTTACAAGGATTATGCAGCCTGCCAACTTTTCTAAAACCTTTTTACAATCCTCCTTTCCAAATACCTTAAATTCTCTaagtcaggggtctcaaactccagtcctcgagggccgcagtcatgcaacttttagatgtgcctctgctgctccacacctgaacagaataattaggtcattaaggctgtggaaaactgatctacacaaggaggaggtaattaagccatttcattccagtgttttgtacctgtggcacatctaaaaactgcaggactgcaccccttgaggcctggagtttgagacccctgctttaagTTCTTTGAGACAATATTTTATggattgttttcagttttgtgaaTATGACTTTCTTTCTAAAGGGCATCAGAATGGatgtttatataatttattccAGGAGGATTTATGATGTCCCTCTTCCATAAATGCCAATTTgtcttagtttttttatttttgtttgtttaagttacttatttttgaatttcaagttttcaaaatctgaataaatgataaatattattGAGAGCATATTTTTCACGCTCATCCAGCCGGAGTGTTTCTATTCCACTCCACTGGACATTTACTTATATGTAACTGGATAAGTTTAACACTTTGCCATTCCATACCACTTACTGGTCAACCAGTGCCAACGCATAAACCCGTCTTCAGACCAACATGGTTGACAGACAGTAAACAGTATTGTGCACCTGAATAAATCTTAACAGAGTTTTTATAATATGAGTAAAAAATACTGGTGTCAGTATCCAACTAAGCACTAACATAATTGTGAAAGTTTTGAAATTTTGGTTTTGAATTAGGAGGAAATTGCAATTTATCATCTGCTCACTCAAGTAGATATCATGTATCACttaacttaattatttttgcagttacTGTAACTATTATTCttaaaaatacttcaacatCAGTCATTCTTTTCTCCTAAACAATATCTTTGCAGATTAGTTGAATTGTGTGGTGCAtacatttagtatttttgtcTGTTCTGTTTTATAAGACTTAAGTCTCTAGAGTGCAGAAAGCTCTCTAGGGAAGAATGTGCAGCTAATATCGAAGTGAAGTGAGTGTGGAGGTATTACCAGCCACTCACCTAGAATTGGTAACAAACTGAGGAGATACAGTATATCAGCTATTTAAATCAGGTGAGTTGTACCAGGAACCCATCTGAAACATTCAGGACaacagcccttgaggactggaaaGGCTCTTTGGCTAAGCCGAGGAATGGAGGGAGCTAAGAATGCTAAAAAGTCTGAATTATACTGAAGAAGATTGTATTTGCAAGCTGATGTAGCTCTAGGACAAAAGCAAGGAAAACATCACTTATCCAGAAACTCAAAATGGACCCGTTTCAAAGTAGAAAccttgtttttatgttctttacCTGTAATGAAACAATACAATTTAgaattttcatttctttttttttcttttttgtcttggGGCACAGGAAATATATCTTTTTAATTATCTGCTAGTCtacttttcacacattttgacattattaattgacttgtcaaatacatattttagtCTAAATACCTAGATGTACATGTGAAAACACtgcttaaagaaaatgaaaactattttttcatGCCTAAAGACACAAATAACTTACGTGAGGATATCAAGTCATGCATGAAGGGTTACTTGCACATGTTTTAAAGGAAATAGACCATGATGTCATTAATGTGGCTTTTCAGCTGACTGAAAGTGTTTGAACCTTTTTTTGAAATCGAATCTCACCACTACAGACATTTTCCAGTCTTGCTGGATCCCAAACACTGATATTATTTTTCCCTcaaagagcaaataaataaaatattgcatgaAAGGTTTGCAGGGAAATAAAAGACCAGAACGCCGTGAGCAgagtgaaaaacaacaatgttatgaACAAAGCAGTGTGTGGTGGCAGTGAACCATTAAGAAATGGTCTAATGAAAGAAcacatggaaaacacacaacagcATCCTCTAGTGGGTCTCAGTTCACTGGTCAGTGCTTCCAGGATGACAGAAATTCCAAAGAACTTTGTTGCGGATGATTTCTAAAGCTTTTGCAAATACACTAAATTATTGCATGGACTAAACTCTACTTAACTGTGAACATTACAAGTTTTAAAGAGTTTGTTTACTACAAAATAGTACAAAGTATTATAAGAGATGTCATATCTTGAAGTACATGTCAGACTGGgaaatttttctattttaaaaaaaatcctttttctaTACTGCATTATAAAGGGTCCTTATAAATTAGACAGAAAATGAAGCATGTATAAAGCACTTACAAACAACTCCAAAATACAGGACAAAGTAGTTGTGTACaatacatttcatttctttgagGTATATAGTGAACAACATGATGTAAATCAGTaacaaaacaatgcagaaaCTTTTGAAAGGAACCAAATTAAAGAACATAAATGCAACAATCTATCTTTAGAGCGATGTTAAttaatgttatatattttttgcatgtttgtgaaTTCTTGCTTTTCCTAGTGGATACATAAATAGTGCCTCTTGAGAATGGACACATTTCTGTACAAACGTCAGGATTTGTGatgcaaaacaataaatctgcaataaataatttccGAACTTTTCATACTGATGATGTGtcattcaactgaaaaataacaaatctgtTAAAAGGTAATGAGGTGAAAACTCCTGATAAGTAAGTGACTGATGCTGTTTTGAAATCTCCTTCATTTAATTTCAGGACGCAATCTTCTCTGGTGGGAAActgttaatttaatatttctgttgttggttattattgtttttgatctttgatgctgcaaatatttttattgacatCTTTTGGCAAATATAATTGTAATCTCTCTGGCTTTTGTTAAAGGATTTAAGTGAACAAATGTCATGTAAGTCCTAGTAGAACAGCTGAACTttatttctgatatttatttttacatttctcctaataacagatttgtttgtttttcatctggaTCTAATAAGACATATACCACATTAgaagtaaaaatattctttaaatgaTTCTTCATGATCTCATTTTTAGCATCACAAAATTGGGTTTTAATGTGTTCTAAAACCATTGTAGGCATGAAAACCGAGCTTCCCTTTATGACAGTGGACCTTCTTCTGCTTGGGTCAACCTAGACCTGCCAGAGCTGTCAGAGAACCATGCTGCCTGCTGCAGCTGTCACAGCACTTCTGCTGGCTAAATGCACACTGGGCATGTCAGGCTTTAGATCTCTGGCTCAGACTTTGGAGGGCGGAGAACAGAATGCTGCAATGAGACGAGGATGAGTCGGTTGGAAAGCAAGATGCCAGGGATGGATTATTTTTccgctgtaaaaaaaacataccacaCTTTCTCTGGTCATATTTCAAACTGCAGTGTGAGTTCTTAGACTTCTTTGCGCAGTGCCACGCGGACGCTGCTGAAAATTTTGCCCAGAGCTTCAAAGAAAGGATCACAGAAGGTCTGAATGCAGAGTGAGTAAATGCGGCTGACGCACTGCGACTCAATCAGACAGCTCTTGATGCAGGGAACCACGGCCCAGATGTGGCAGAAGGAGATGCAGGCAAACAGGAAGCCCCAGAGCAGAGCGACTGGGATGCCAAAGACAGCAGACAGGACGCGGTAGCACCAGTATTTGGACACAGTGAAAGTAGTGTAGCTGAGCCTCCACACTCCATCCAGGCTGTGTGTGCCATCAGGCTCTGCGATTACATCCTCAAACTCCACCTAATAAGACAGTTTAAACAGAAGTCATTAGTACAGATCCTTGAGAGAGCACAACTTTTCCAAGCAGACCAATGAGCACCATAAACAGTTCCTGCAAATTCATGTGAAGTGTAAAGTTTACCCTTTGAAAACCACAGAGTGCAGCACTCACACTCAGAGAAGTGAATAACCTACACACTTCATGTACAGACAAAGTGGTGGATTGGCTTTTAATGCTGCACCCAGATCAGTCAAAGAGCTTTATTCTGCctcatttttgttaaatcaaagATAGCCTCATGCAATATTCATAACAGAGTGGCTCCACAATGTTCCAGTCTGTTGTTGGATTGCATTACGAGCCACCTGGTCCTCCTGAAAAAAAGTAGGCCATTACATTCTCAGCTGAGGCTCGGCATCGAACTGCTGTCAGCTATCATCACTAATCAAACCTTTGCAGGCAGATACACACGGCACATCTGAAGCTTTATCTCCCACTTCAAATTATTCCATGGGAAAAGTACAGGAAGTTATAAGGCAATTTCCAAAGGAAACAGCAAATAGGGATCTAACTCTGAATGACTAATTCACTGGATTAAAAAAACTACTAGAATCTAGTTTCTCTAAagtttggatcattttaaactttaatatatatctatataaaaaaCAGAGTTAACATTGCAcatcagaaacatttctaatcATCTACATGCTCTATTTAGATATATTTACACCATCCAGTAATTTTTTATTCCGTTGTGtaggaatatttttgcagtgtttgtaaatttaaaattgttaatttGATCTACAACATAAGATCAGTATCTTATAAGTTGAGTCCTATCTTCAAGGTTGCAGTGTACAGCTTTCTAAAATCTGGCACAAACCGGtttgtaaatgtttctaaagTGAGTCATGGAGTCACTAAACACTAAACACCTCATTTACACCGACCCAActcttttaaacaaaatatacttATGATTActtatttaataataacagcaaaaatatattttgtgatatttccatagcaacaaataaagaataaacagTGACAGAAAATCAGAGCAACAGTGTGTATTGGTTTCCAACTCCTTCAAGCCCATCcccaaaataaatctttgctcTGCTCAAGCAACAGGAATAGCTCCTGGTCTATTTCAGGATTTCTCTGCTAGTACAATGCCTTGTTCTACTCTCAGCACTCCCAGCACCTAATATTTGCAATTTTATCTACGTTTGCAAACATGCAATTAGAGACTGTGAGTTTGATCCCTATAACCTTTCtcatgacagtttttttttctctcatttctgcACAAACCTTCACCACGTCCTCATTGATTTGTTTGGGGTCTCTGTTAATCAGATCGATCTCCTTGGTGTGGCTGTCCTTCACAATCTTCTCCTCGTTGGTGTTGTACTGGTACTGATCCGCCATGGTTGAGGCTGCGCAGGTCCCAGGTTTAGTCAAAGACAGGAGCGATGAGAACCTTTTTGGAAACTGCACACAGCAGTTCTCAGCTCAGTTCTGAACTTTTTCTGTAGCAAGTCTCTGACGCTCCCCGCTGACATGCCAAGGGACAGCTGCTTCATGTGCCCTGATAGAAATGGTGGCCTTAGCCCCCAccctgcatgcacacacacacacaaaattacacGCACACGCATACAACTGTACACTCACATAAACACCATGTTATGACCACTGAGAGAAAAGGAATGCCTTAAAGAAGAACCAGAGTTGTGTCATATTTCACACGGAGTTGTCAGGTTAACTGGGATGGGTTTGCACAGTGGTACTAACTTCCACTACaggaaaaaagcacaaacacacccacatgGCTTCAGTTAGGTTTGAACTACTAATTACTAAACTTTATGTCAGATGTGTCTTTATGTccacatttgttgttttataagcATGAACCTTGATCTATGCCATTGGGTTTTTATGAGATTTGTGAACAACACTTAGTAGGACATAATtgtgaactggaaggaaaattatacacaGTTTTCAATTCAAgaaacaattgtgaaattgtggcGGCTGTTCACATTCAGCTTCAATGACTAAATATTTGTACAATAGTTTCTCTCTCCAGTTACAGCTGTAGATGgtttgtgttatgtttttactttgtacATCTAAACACTGATTTGTGTCCACTCCTCTTTGTAAAACAGCCAAAGTCCAgccagactggatggagagtgTCTCTGAATGTGAATCTTCAAGTCTGACCACAGATTCTCACTTAGGGTTTGTTCTTGATCTTGATCTTTGTTCTGGACCAATCTAAAACAAGAACCGGCTGGTGTTCTTCCAGAATGTTGCTATATTTATAACCATTCATTTCTCCATCAGTTTTGATTAACTTATTTgtcactgcagaaaaaaagcatctcCGCAGCATGATTCAGCCTCCACCTTGTTTCAAAGTCAGCATGGTGTGCTCATGGTGAGTCTTAGCTTTTCACCTGGCATACTTTGCATGtttgcaattttggtctcatctgaacatagtttcttcttctaaatgtttttgtcttaaatggcATGAGACAAACAAGGTTCTCTGATTAATACTGTCTTTACCAGTTTAaggttttctaaatatttaatgggGCCAAATAACTACATTATGCAtgtcacacttttaaaaataagccAAAAGCCAACAATGCACATTAACCTGTGTGATTATAGcaagaaaattatgtaaaaacatttaaggcCTATTAATACTTCCCAGggacagtaaaacaaaattaaaattaattagtaAGAGAACTGACAAGACAAAAGCAATCTTCACTTTCATTGTATTATAATAAGGATCCTCATCATTCcaaacaatttacaaaaaagaacatgtatacatatatgtatatataaatagtTTGTCTAACTTCCCATTAATTATAAAGCAGCACAGATGGGAGTAAAACAAATCTTCACTAAAGAAACTCTGGgagaacaaaactgaaacattacCTTGATCCATATCACATTAGTTGGACCTCAACTTCATCTAAAAGCTCAGATTTTAACCAGGGATTGataataaaatctaatcttcctcctaaataaaacccagacgGCCTAAATTAGGCTTTGCAGTTGTTGCTTTCAGTCTTTGGATTCCATATCAGCAGGCAACATAAACAAACCCAAGCGGAGGAGCTGCCAAATAAAGATTGCAGAAGGGAAAGTGATGCAGAGATACTCCCTATGAAAGGTGCGAGAAAAAACTCCCAGCTATGCTACGGCTCTCTGTCTCAATCAGTTGGTGAAAGAGAAGTACAGGAAGCGTGACTCCATAGTGTGCTGTGCCATTCCTCTTCCCAGTTGCCCGGGAGCTGAGGAGGCAGTGGGGGGATGAGATCAGAGTTCATGTGATTGGGTGCCAGGCCAATTAGACGTCTATTCTTGGCGTGGCCGTGGAGAGAGAGGGAGCTGGTTAGGCATGGAGGAAGGCAGACAGAAATAGCTGTGCAGAGAGATGTAGTGGCATGTCTCTGTGTTCATGGGTATCAATATGGTTAAATGAGACTGCACTGGCTCTTATCTTTCATTAGGGCTCTCAGACCTGTGAGGACATGGGGTGTAATTGGTGGAAGGGATGCCACTAAACTTATGGACAACATGCAGTTGGGGCTCCATTTAAATGTTGGGTGTGTTTGCATGCCATCCATGCAACTTTGATTATTAATGATTTATGTGTTAATTTGCAACAAGTCATCCGATGCACACCATTTTTAGAAATGAGTCACCCAGACCTGACATCCTGTGCAGTTCTGCTGGACTAAAAGCATAGAGGcaactttaaaagtaaacttttatgtatatttactCTCATCTTCTATAATCTGAACACTTCTTGGAACTATAGTTTGTAAAAGGgtgttatttatatatatatatatatatactgctcaaaaaaataaagggaacactttaagtgttaaacacctgtttaagtgttccctttatttttttgagcagtgttatatatatatatactcccAACAAAACTAATGAGGAGAATTTAGAAAAAGTAAGAGTACATTACTCTGAGGACAGTTTTTTTGTCAGCAATTTG
Above is a genomic segment from Xiphophorus couchianus chromosome 20, X_couchianus-1.0, whole genome shotgun sequence containing:
- the cav3 gene encoding caveolin-3, whose translation is MADQYQYNTNEEKIVKDSHTKEIDLINRDPKQINEDVVKVEFEDVIAEPDGTHSLDGVWRLSYTTFTVSKYWCYRVLSAVFGIPVALLWGFLFACISFCHIWAVVPCIKSCLIESQCVSRIYSLCIQTFCDPFFEALGKIFSSVRVALRKEV